Proteins from a genomic interval of Clostridium sp. M62/1:
- a CDS encoding helix-turn-helix domain-containing protein: MSNLTIALKPEQVGVPDQKRTYTVPEIQDILDISRPTAYALIKKNYFRSIRVGGQIRISKKSFDEWLDHGNGGDAYE; the protein is encoded by the coding sequence ATGAGTAATTTGACGATTGCCTTGAAGCCGGAGCAGGTGGGCGTTCCCGATCAGAAACGCACCTATACTGTCCCGGAGATTCAGGATATTTTAGACATCAGCCGTCCTACAGCTTATGCGCTGATTAAGAAAAACTATTTTCGCAGTATTCGGGTCGGCGGCCAGATTCGGATTTCTAAAAAGAGTTTTGATGAATGGCTGGACCACGGGAATGGGGGTGATGCGTATGAGTAA
- a CDS encoding LysR family transcriptional regulator yields MYNHQLDTFIQVADAGSFSKAAEILFISPTAVMKQINLLEERLEVRLFDRTPRGLILTNAGKSYYQDAKYMIQYAKDAQVRAQNAMQSNRNMIRLGSSLMTPCRFLMEMWPQIHKVSPGLKFEIVNFENTPENAREILKNLGQNIDVVAGIFDETMLNLRNCAALELMRVPICCALSIYHPLAHKKRLIIEDLYGQKLMLMKRNWSKYTDQLRDDLWEHHPKVQIEDFSFYNLEAFNRCEHENALLMAVPQWENVHPLLKVIPVDWKHEIPFGLLHSPTPSKEVTEFLNAVATVCRLES; encoded by the coding sequence GTGTATAACCATCAATTAGATACATTTATTCAAGTAGCTGATGCCGGAAGCTTTTCAAAAGCAGCCGAGATACTGTTCATATCTCCAACAGCAGTTATGAAGCAGATCAATCTGCTGGAGGAACGCTTAGAGGTGCGTTTGTTTGACCGCACGCCACGCGGGTTGATTCTTACGAACGCCGGAAAATCCTATTACCAGGACGCAAAATATATGATCCAGTATGCCAAAGATGCTCAGGTGCGCGCCCAAAATGCCATGCAGAGTAATCGGAACATGATTCGGCTGGGGAGCTCTTTGATGACACCCTGCCGGTTTTTGATGGAAATGTGGCCTCAGATCCACAAGGTATCGCCTGGATTGAAATTTGAGATTGTCAACTTTGAAAATACGCCCGAGAATGCCAGAGAGATTTTGAAAAACCTGGGACAAAATATAGATGTAGTAGCTGGGATTTTTGATGAAACCATGTTGAATCTGCGAAATTGTGCCGCATTGGAACTGATGCGCGTTCCTATCTGCTGTGCGCTATCTATCTACCATCCGCTGGCCCATAAAAAGAGATTGATCATTGAAGATCTGTACGGACAAAAGCTGATGCTGATGAAGCGGAACTGGAGTAAATATACCGACCAGCTGCGGGATGATCTGTGGGAGCATCATCCAAAAGTTCAAATTGAAGATTTTTCTTTTTACAATTTGGAGGCATTTAATCGTTGTGAGCATGAAAATGCGCTTCTGATGGCTGTTCCTCAATGGGAGAATGTCCATCCGCTTCTAAAAGTTATACCAGTAGATTGGAAACATGAAATTCCTTTTGGGCTGCTCCATTCTCCAACTCCCTCAAAAGAGGTGACTGAATTTCTAAACGCAGTAGCAACCGTCTGCCGTTTGGAATCTTAA
- a CDS encoding flavodoxin, with protein MKKISSFILTVVLLLSLVACGTKPSASNTPVSENGSSQQEKPVSSENSDATEAENINRSLVVYFSLPETDEPDNMTDEEENSTVVIDGEVLGNTQYMAYIIQEQTGADIFRIEAEEPYPLDHDTLVDQAAEEQDQQVRPAIASQVDNMENYDVIYLGYPNWWGDMPMILYTFLEEYDLSGKTIIPFNTHGGSGFSNTIDTIRELEPDAAVLEGLTISRNQIQDAEQEIVAWVQEVQDQI; from the coding sequence ATGAAAAAGATCAGCTCGTTTATATTAACCGTGGTATTGCTGTTGAGCCTTGTGGCCTGCGGCACAAAACCATCAGCCAGCAATACGCCTGTGTCAGAGAACGGTTCTTCTCAGCAGGAGAAACCTGTATCTTCAGAAAACTCGGATGCCACAGAAGCTGAAAATATAAATCGTTCGTTAGTGGTTTATTTTTCTTTGCCGGAAACGGATGAGCCTGACAATATGACGGATGAGGAAGAAAACAGTACGGTTGTAATCGACGGTGAGGTGTTAGGCAACACACAGTATATGGCATATATCATTCAAGAGCAGACCGGGGCAGATATTTTCCGCATTGAAGCAGAAGAGCCTTATCCTCTGGACCACGATACACTGGTGGATCAGGCTGCGGAAGAACAGGATCAACAAGTCCGTCCTGCGATTGCGTCACAAGTGGACAATATGGAAAACTATGATGTGATCTATTTGGGCTATCCGAACTGGTGGGGTGATATGCCTATGATCCTCTATACCTTCTTAGAGGAATACGATTTATCTGGCAAGACTATCATCCCCTTTAATACTCACGGCGGCAGCGGTTTTTCCAATACGATTGACACAATCCGTGAACTGGAACCGGACGCTGCTGTATTGGAGGGCCTGACCATTTCTCGAAACCAAATTCAGGATGCTGAGCAGGAAATTGTGGCTTGGGTGCAGGAAGTACAAGATCAGATATAA
- a CDS encoding aldo/keto reductase, translated as MKKITLNDGHQIPAVGFGVFMVENGGPTYEAVLTALKAGYRHIDTAAAYFNEEDVGKAVRDSGIPRDEIFVTSKLWLQDHGYEGAKRGIARSLRKLGLDYIDLYLIHQPYGDVPGAWKALEEAKVEGTLRSIGVSNMTPNIWNQFVPQFDTKPAVNQVEFHPFFQQKELRELVAKDGTVLEAWSPLGHGNSELLTNPVIGALAEKYHRNAGQIILRFEVQEGVIVLPKSVTPERIAGNLDLFDFELTADEMETLRALDTGKGSHNPDADGVSDRLLAAFRIED; from the coding sequence ATGAAGAAAATTACACTGAATGACGGACATCAAATCCCTGCTGTGGGATTTGGAGTATTTATGGTTGAGAACGGAGGACCGACTTATGAAGCAGTCCTTACGGCCTTGAAAGCAGGTTATCGTCATATCGACACGGCAGCCGCCTATTTCAATGAGGAAGATGTGGGAAAAGCTGTTCGGGACAGTGGCATCCCTCGTGACGAGATTTTTGTTACCAGTAAACTTTGGCTGCAAGATCACGGCTATGAGGGCGCAAAACGGGGCATTGCTCGTTCTCTGAGAAAGTTGGGCCTGGACTACATCGATCTGTACCTGATCCACCAGCCTTATGGTGATGTACCGGGGGCGTGGAAAGCATTAGAAGAAGCTAAGGTGGAAGGAACGCTGCGTTCCATCGGCGTAAGTAATATGACGCCGAATATCTGGAATCAATTCGTTCCGCAATTTGACACGAAACCCGCAGTCAATCAGGTGGAGTTCCATCCCTTCTTTCAGCAGAAGGAGCTGCGTGAACTGGTAGCTAAGGACGGAACAGTGTTGGAAGCATGGTCTCCTTTGGGCCACGGCAATTCTGAACTGCTCACTAACCCTGTGATTGGTGCTCTGGCAGAAAAGTATCACAGAAACGCAGGTCAGATTATTCTCCGCTTTGAGGTACAGGAGGGTGTTATCGTGCTGCCGAAATCTGTCACCCCTGAGCGCATTGCCGGTAATCTGGACCTTTTTGATTTTGAATTGACCGCAGATGAGATGGAGACGCTGCGTGCATTGGACACTGGCAAGGGTTCTCACAACCCGGATGCGGATGGCGTATCAGACAGGCTTCTGGCAGCTTTCCGGATTGAGGATTGA
- a CDS encoding winged helix-turn-helix domain-containing protein, giving the protein MVWQDHGQWHEYPLTSSILSYPGLEIRLNQRRVLRDGKDVSLSKYEYGVLVFLAQHPGWLCSKEQIFQSVWHEDSESCLTAITNTISRIRQKIEPDKDHPIYIQTVSSLGYIFAAKPL; this is encoded by the coding sequence ATGGTCTGGCAGGATCATGGGCAATGGCATGAATATCCTCTCACTTCTTCCATATTGTCCTATCCAGGTTTAGAAATCAGATTGAATCAACGACGGGTGCTTCGAGATGGGAAAGATGTTTCTTTATCAAAGTATGAGTATGGCGTCTTAGTATTTTTAGCACAACATCCCGGCTGGCTGTGCAGTAAAGAGCAAATCTTTCAAAGTGTGTGGCATGAGGATAGTGAGAGCTGCCTGACAGCAATCACCAATACTATAAGTAGAATCCGTCAGAAAATTGAGCCAGATAAGGACCATCCTATTTACATACAAACCGTCTCCAGCTTAGGATATATTTTTGCTGCCAAACCGTTATAA
- a CDS encoding helix-turn-helix domain-containing protein, translating to MFEEKIAEMNRQTEAMQVQCTSEKRTYTVDEIQDILGISQPTAYALIKKNLFHSIRIGRNIRVSKASFDAWLDNQI from the coding sequence ATGTTTGAAGAAAAAATCGCTGAGATGAACCGTCAAACAGAGGCGATGCAGGTTCAATGCACCTCTGAGAAACGAACTTATACGGTTGATGAAATCCAGGACATTCTTGGAATCAGTCAGCCAACAGCTTATGCGCTGATCAAGAAGAATCTTTTTCACAGTATCCGCATTGGACGAAACATCCGGGTATCGAAGGCCAGCTTTGACGCTTGGCTGGACAATCAAATCTAA
- a CDS encoding type II toxin-antitoxin system PemK/MazF family toxin, with translation MRRYLRGEMYYANLDPVFGSEQSGFRPVLIIQNDIGNRYSPTVIVAPITTGTKTKLPTHCYLYEGGEKTASSIVLLEQLRTLDKRRLKRYIGKLKKSSMNEVDRALAISVGLSKLLCYKKDHSEQNDALK, from the coding sequence ATGAGGAGATATTTGCGAGGTGAGATGTACTATGCAAATCTTGATCCTGTTTTCGGATCGGAGCAATCCGGTTTTCGTCCTGTCCTGATTATTCAAAATGATATTGGAAATCGGTATAGTCCTACGGTTATTGTAGCGCCGATTACAACAGGCACAAAAACGAAGCTGCCTACCCATTGTTATCTGTATGAAGGCGGAGAAAAAACGGCGTCATCGATTGTGCTTTTAGAGCAGCTGCGGACATTGGACAAGCGCCGATTAAAGAGGTACATCGGAAAACTGAAAAAATCCTCTATGAATGAGGTCGATAGAGCTTTGGCGATCAGTGTAGGGCTGTCAAAGCTCTTATGTTATAAAAAAGATCATTCGGAGCAAAACGATGCTCTGAAATAA
- a CDS encoding site-specific integrase produces the protein MASIVKRKSKYSVVYNCIDENGVKRQRWETFASQAEAKKRKAQIEYQQSTGTFIAPTAKTIRELLEEYINIYGVNTWALSTYESRRALIDNYINPIIGDMQLEQATPRVMDQYYRNLLTVKSKPRPYQSSRNEYLSPRTVKEIHKILRNAFNQAVKWEMISRNPVLNATLPKCEAKPREIWTADTLFHALELCDDDNLSLALNLAFSCSLRMGEMLALTWDCIDISAESISQDCASIFVNKELQRVQKQSLEMLDGKGVIKVFPSILVSKHTALVLKEPKTKTSIRKVFLPKTVAEMLLKRQAEQNELKELFGDEYTDYGLIFCSPMGTPIEGQVINRALNKLIEDNGLPKVVFHSLRHSSITYKLKLNGGDMKSVQGDSGHAQLKMVADVYSHIIDEDRRINAKRFEDAFYSGHKTEDELDGLHVRSIEQAATENSESQKDPDQELLLRLLKNPEMATLLKTLAKSL, from the coding sequence ATGGCATCCATTGTTAAGAGAAAAAGCAAGTATTCTGTGGTTTATAACTGCATAGACGAAAACGGTGTGAAGCGCCAGCGGTGGGAAACATTTGCATCTCAAGCTGAAGCGAAAAAGAGAAAGGCTCAAATTGAGTATCAGCAAAGCACCGGAACCTTTATCGCACCGACAGCCAAGACGATCCGGGAACTTTTGGAGGAATATATCAACATTTATGGGGTAAATACCTGGGCGTTATCCACTTATGAGAGCAGACGCGCTTTGATTGATAACTACATCAATCCGATTATTGGCGATATGCAACTGGAACAGGCTACGCCGCGAGTGATGGACCAATATTACCGGAATCTGTTGACCGTAAAATCAAAGCCCCGTCCTTACCAATCATCCCGGAATGAATATCTTTCTCCGAGAACCGTGAAAGAAATACATAAAATCCTGCGGAACGCTTTTAACCAGGCTGTGAAGTGGGAAATGATCTCCAGGAATCCTGTGCTGAATGCTACACTTCCGAAGTGTGAAGCAAAGCCGAGAGAAATCTGGACTGCGGACACTTTATTCCATGCGTTGGAACTGTGTGACGATGATAATTTATCATTGGCGTTGAATCTGGCATTTTCCTGTTCACTCCGTATGGGAGAAATGCTCGCACTTACCTGGGACTGCATTGACATTTCAGCCGAGAGTATTTCTCAGGATTGCGCCAGCATCTTCGTCAACAAAGAATTACAGCGAGTACAAAAACAATCGCTGGAAATGCTGGATGGGAAAGGCGTGATAAAAGTTTTTCCGTCCATCCTGGTGTCCAAACATACGGCTCTTGTTCTGAAAGAGCCAAAAACCAAGACCAGTATTCGGAAAGTATTTCTTCCCAAAACCGTTGCGGAAATGCTGCTGAAACGACAAGCAGAGCAGAATGAATTGAAGGAGCTTTTTGGGGATGAATACACGGACTATGGTTTGATATTCTGTTCCCCAATGGGAACGCCCATTGAAGGACAGGTAATCAACCGGGCGCTGAACAAGCTGATTGAGGACAATGGATTGCCCAAGGTAGTTTTCCACAGCCTCCGCCACAGCAGTATTACCTATAAGCTGAAACTAAACGGCGGTGACATGAAATCCGTGCAGGGCGATTCAGGACACGCCCAGTTAAAGATGGTGGCAGATGTTTACTCTCACATTATCGACGAGGACAGGCGGATCAATGCCAAGCGCTTTGAAGATGCCTTTTATTCAGGGCATAAAACGGAGGATGAATTGGACGGGCTTCATGTTCGCTCCATTGAGCAGGCAGCAACCGAGAACAGCGAATCACAGAAAGACCCGGATCAGGAACTTCTCTTACGGCTTCTCAAAAATCCAGAGATGGCAACGCTCCTGAAAACGCTGGCAAAATCATTATAA
- a CDS encoding helix-turn-helix domain-containing protein produces MQDSDFLYLGQCVRDARKRCGLTQQELADRSGMGLRHIQNIEYGLVNPSYECLDALVKSLGISANLLFHPDMSEQDIELERFIGKYLSCTEEERQILLRTAEFMSDQFLERHHTEQPTSEDSE; encoded by the coding sequence ATGCAGGATAGCGACTTTTTGTATTTAGGTCAGTGTGTGCGTGATGCGAGAAAGCGATGTGGTTTGACCCAACAGGAACTGGCAGATCGATCCGGGATGGGGCTTCGGCATATCCAAAACATTGAGTATGGACTTGTAAACCCGTCTTATGAATGCCTCGATGCCCTTGTTAAGAGCCTTGGCATATCTGCCAACCTGTTATTTCATCCAGATATGTCAGAGCAGGACATTGAACTTGAGCGTTTCATCGGGAAATACCTGTCTTGTACGGAGGAAGAGCGCCAGATTTTACTCCGTACAGCGGAATTTATGTCAGATCAATTCCTGGAACGTCATCACACGGAACAACCTACATCTGAAGATTCTGAGTAA
- a CDS encoding helix-turn-helix domain-containing protein, giving the protein MSNLTPSPKSKTSISVREMRQILGLKKVEAYWLVHQNRFRTITAAGRMRIMLDSFEEWYAGQFHYKKVNGEAPGSKWEKTTMSIRETASLLGMQDATLYDLLKKKPFQVIHVDNKSRIDRASFWAWYESQAFYRTVADQQADSQKFGETLTMPEVARILGIHRNNVYYLVQKGCFETIQTPRTKLIRKDSFDRWYEGQNKYRIVSAVDGGDKDGIHC; this is encoded by the coding sequence ATGAGTAACCTCACCCCTTCCCCCAAAAGCAAGACCAGTATTTCCGTCAGAGAAATGCGCCAAATCTTAGGGTTAAAGAAAGTAGAAGCCTATTGGCTGGTTCACCAGAACCGATTTCGGACCATTACGGCTGCTGGCAGAATGAGGATTATGCTGGACAGCTTTGAAGAATGGTATGCCGGACAGTTTCACTATAAAAAAGTAAACGGTGAAGCTCCCGGCTCCAAGTGGGAGAAAACCACGATGTCTATTCGGGAAACCGCCTCCCTTTTAGGGATGCAGGACGCCACACTGTATGACCTGTTGAAAAAGAAGCCATTCCAGGTAATTCATGTGGATAATAAGTCCCGGATTGACCGCGCAAGTTTTTGGGCGTGGTATGAATCTCAGGCTTTTTACCGCACAGTAGCAGACCAGCAAGCCGACAGCCAGAAATTCGGAGAAACCCTTACAATGCCAGAAGTAGCGCGCATATTGGGGATTCACCGGAACAATGTTTACTATTTAGTTCAGAAAGGATGCTTTGAGACAATTCAGACGCCCCGCACCAAACTGATTCGCAAAGACAGTTTTGATCGCTGGTATGAGGGTCAGAACAAATACCGGATTGTTTCAGCTGTTGATGGAGGTGATAAAGATGGCATCCATTGTTAA
- a CDS encoding aldo/keto reductase → MEKRRLGNSELYVNPVGLGCMGFSHASGDPTDPDTAVNTLRQAYEMGYDFFDTAEAYTGVFPDGSISYNEELVGKALHGVRDKVIIATKMGVGHNDDRSLRLDSSPETIRKSVEGSLRKLGTDYIDLYYQHRIDPKVEPEVVAETMAQLIKEGKIRYWGISETTDEYLRRAHAVCPVTAIENRYSMMARWHESIFPACEELNVAYVAFSPMANGFLTGKYTPSTKFEGSQDYRASMPQYTEAGYEKAKVLLSLLTTMAEEKHATMGQLSLAWMICKKPYIIPIPGSRKPERLRENFEAGNIQLTQEEVTVIDTKLETMDFEVFGGHSAK, encoded by the coding sequence ATGGAAAAAAGAAGATTAGGCAACAGTGAACTTTATGTGAATCCTGTTGGTTTGGGCTGCATGGGATTTAGCCATGCTTCTGGTGATCCTACTGATCCCGACACCGCCGTAAATACTTTGCGGCAGGCTTATGAAATGGGCTATGACTTCTTCGATACCGCAGAAGCCTATACCGGCGTATTTCCAGACGGCAGTATCTCTTACAATGAGGAACTGGTGGGCAAGGCACTTCACGGTGTACGGGACAAAGTAATCATCGCCACCAAGATGGGCGTTGGGCATAACGACGACCGCTCATTGCGGTTGGACAGCAGCCCGGAAACCATCCGCAAAAGCGTGGAGGGCAGCTTAAGAAAATTGGGGACGGATTATATTGACCTTTATTACCAGCATCGGATTGATCCTAAAGTGGAACCGGAAGTGGTAGCCGAAACGATGGCTCAGCTGATAAAGGAAGGCAAGATTCGATACTGGGGTATCTCGGAAACGACTGATGAATATCTGCGCCGTGCCCATGCAGTCTGTCCGGTGACCGCTATTGAAAACCGCTATTCCATGATGGCACGCTGGCATGAGAGTATCTTCCCTGCCTGCGAAGAATTGAATGTGGCTTATGTGGCCTTTTCTCCGATGGCAAATGGATTCCTGACTGGGAAATATACTCCTTCCACCAAGTTTGAAGGCAGCCAGGATTACCGTGCCAGTATGCCGCAGTACACAGAAGCGGGGTATGAGAAAGCTAAGGTATTGCTGTCATTACTGACCACTATGGCAGAAGAAAAACACGCCACTATGGGGCAGCTTTCTTTGGCATGGATGATCTGCAAAAAGCCTTATATCATTCCGATTCCCGGTTCACGAAAGCCGGAACGGCTGCGTGAGAATTTTGAAGCAGGCAATATCCAGCTGACGCAGGAGGAAGTCACTGTGATTGATACGAAATTGGAAACTATGGATTTTGAAGTCTTTGGTGGGCATAGCGCCAAATAA
- a CDS encoding flavodoxin family protein: MSKNVLILSGSPRKSGNSDLLCDEFMRGAQDAGNMVEKIFIRSKKIAPCNACYYCKKSSGKCAVYDDMGEILDKMQAADVIVMASPVYFYSIDAQMKALIDRSVARWTDIPDKEFYYIMTAAEDSDTVMDCTLECFRGFAACLNGAKEMGYIEAKGIYEAGAVKDTRYMRDAYMMGKNI; encoded by the coding sequence ATGAGTAAAAATGTTTTGATTTTATCAGGTAGCCCACGAAAGAGCGGGAATTCCGACTTGCTTTGCGACGAATTTATGCGCGGTGCGCAGGATGCTGGAAACATGGTAGAGAAAATATTTATTCGCAGCAAAAAGATTGCCCCCTGCAATGCCTGTTATTATTGCAAGAAAAGTAGTGGAAAGTGTGCCGTTTATGACGACATGGGCGAGATTTTGGACAAAATGCAGGCCGCAGATGTAATTGTTATGGCAAGTCCAGTCTATTTCTATTCTATTGATGCCCAAATGAAGGCACTTATTGACCGTTCTGTGGCTCGGTGGACAGACATCCCGGACAAAGAGTTCTACTACATTATGACCGCTGCTGAAGATAGCGATACTGTTATGGACTGTACGCTGGAGTGCTTTCGTGGTTTTGCAGCTTGCCTAAATGGAGCAAAAGAGATGGGATATATTGAAGCGAAAGGTATCTATGAGGCTGGAGCAGTAAAAGACACTCGATATATGAGAGATGCTTATATGATGGGAAAGAACATATAA
- a CDS encoding flavodoxin codes for MEHILTVYYSRKGENYFGGSIRSIAKGNTAYAAEFIQNAVGGDLFEIDTVKSYSANYNACTEEAQSELQANARPELKAYLDNLDGYDTIFVGYPNWWGTCPMAVFTFLEHYDLTGKRIIPFCTNEGSGMGNSERDLKRTCAGAIVEKGLAITGSEAAGSERKVAAWAKKMI; via the coding sequence TTGGAACATATTTTAACAGTTTATTATTCCCGCAAAGGAGAGAATTACTTTGGTGGAAGTATCCGTAGTATTGCCAAGGGGAACACCGCCTATGCAGCAGAATTTATTCAGAACGCAGTTGGCGGAGACCTGTTTGAAATTGACACAGTGAAGTCTTATTCCGCCAACTATAACGCCTGCACAGAGGAAGCACAATCCGAATTACAGGCCAATGCACGACCGGAACTGAAAGCATATTTGGATAACCTGGATGGCTACGATACTATTTTTGTGGGTTATCCCAACTGGTGGGGAACCTGTCCTATGGCTGTATTTACCTTTTTAGAACATTATGACTTGACTGGCAAACGGATCATTCCTTTCTGCACCAATGAAGGAAGCGGTATGGGTAATAGTGAACGCGACCTGAAACGTACTTGTGCCGGTGCAATAGTGGAAAAAGGGTTGGCAATTACAGGAAGTGAGGCAGCAGGTTCAGAAAGAAAAGTTGCGGCTTGGGCAAAAAAGATGATTTGA
- a CDS encoding alpha/beta hydrolase, whose product MFTDRGILRIGIKAILIAGILVLLMVLFGCGEQEMKQVDNETILSAISSDEEKVTFDVTTPIADVISAPAFGDYGNLLFPVDNGYTSGDTLGELQLTWYNYINPQTTVEIINTLYDRACAGETIFYDIYSEEEKAADPDKENTGLFFFKGEPGEKFAVCNAGGGFAYVGAMQDSFPHALELSKKGYNAFALIYRPGAQTACEDLARAITFIFDHAEELEVDTGCYSLWGGSAGARMAAWLGSYGPAAFGGDKLPRPGTVIMQYTSHSEYAENDPPTYACVGEQDWIANWHTMQRRLDAMNALGIDTEFHHYPGLPHGFGIGTGTVAEGWLDEAVAFWEKQMEE is encoded by the coding sequence ATGTTTACCGACCGAGGGATACTGAGGATTGGGATAAAAGCCATTTTGATTGCCGGTATCCTTGTATTACTGATGGTTTTATTCGGATGTGGAGAGCAGGAAATGAAACAGGTTGATAACGAGACAATCCTGTCTGCTATCAGTAGTGATGAGGAAAAGGTTACTTTTGATGTGACTACTCCGATTGCTGATGTCATTTCTGCTCCGGCATTTGGAGATTATGGAAACTTACTTTTCCCTGTTGACAATGGATATACCAGCGGAGACACATTGGGAGAGCTTCAGCTCACCTGGTACAACTACATAAACCCACAAACAACGGTGGAAATCATCAATACCTTATACGACCGGGCTTGTGCAGGGGAAACCATTTTTTACGATATTTATTCAGAGGAAGAAAAAGCGGCTGATCCTGACAAGGAGAACACAGGCTTGTTCTTTTTCAAGGGAGAGCCTGGAGAAAAATTTGCTGTTTGTAACGCAGGCGGCGGCTTTGCCTATGTGGGAGCCATGCAGGACAGCTTTCCCCATGCACTGGAATTATCGAAAAAGGGGTACAATGCTTTTGCGTTGATTTATCGGCCTGGCGCCCAGACTGCCTGTGAAGATTTAGCAAGGGCGATTACTTTCATTTTTGACCATGCAGAGGAACTGGAAGTGGACACTGGTTGCTATTCTCTTTGGGGCGGCTCTGCGGGGGCACGGATGGCAGCCTGGTTGGGGTCCTATGGTCCTGCTGCATTTGGCGGCGACAAACTGCCCCGCCCCGGAACAGTTATTATGCAATACACCAGCCATAGTGAATATGCAGAGAACGATCCGCCTACCTATGCTTGTGTAGGAGAACAGGATTGGATTGCAAACTGGCACACAATGCAGAGACGTTTGGATGCCATGAACGCTCTGGGAATTGATACAGAGTTCCATCATTACCCCGGACTACCTCATGGGTTTGGTATTGGGACAGGAACAGTTGCAGAGGGGTGGCTTGACGAGGCGGTTGCCTTTTGGGAAAAGCAAATGGAGGAATAA
- a CDS encoding iron-containing alcohol dehydrogenase, with product MNNFIFENSTKAILGQGCVKEYLSCFASKYGPNVMLAYGGGSIKHNGVYDEITAILINAGKNVVEFGGIMPNPTYAKVLEGAELARKNHIDLILGVGGGSVMDCCKAISLAAVYNGDVWKDYWASLGVIDFEPLPLGVVVTASGTGSEMNGGAVITNEALKIKSGRDYPKCNPKFALMDPVYTFSVPKFQMVSGGFDTLSHIMEIYFSEPNEENVSDDVAEALMRGVIRDLRAAVKNPKDYTARSNLMWEATMAENRIIKLGKRTDFQCHMMEHQLGAYTDCNHGAGLAVLHPGYYRHICEAGKEKFARFAIRVWGIDPIGKTESELALAGVDALAAFIRELGLPTTLRELGLENQDTLKEIADSCAIVSGSYKKMTPEEILEIFNECF from the coding sequence ATGAACAACTTTATTTTTGAAAATTCTACGAAGGCTATCTTAGGACAGGGATGCGTGAAAGAATATCTGAGCTGTTTTGCCAGCAAGTACGGTCCCAATGTGATGCTGGCCTATGGAGGTGGCTCCATTAAGCATAACGGTGTGTACGATGAAATCACTGCTATTCTGATAAATGCTGGAAAAAATGTAGTGGAGTTCGGCGGTATCATGCCAAATCCTACTTATGCTAAAGTGCTGGAGGGAGCTGAATTAGCTAGGAAAAATCACATTGATCTTATCCTGGGTGTAGGCGGCGGAAGTGTGATGGACTGCTGCAAGGCAATCTCTTTGGCAGCTGTTTACAATGGAGATGTATGGAAGGATTATTGGGCATCTCTGGGTGTGATTGATTTTGAACCTCTGCCCTTGGGCGTAGTGGTTACTGCATCCGGCACCGGCAGTGAGATGAACGGCGGCGCGGTCATTACCAACGAGGCACTGAAAATTAAGTCAGGGCGTGATTATCCCAAGTGTAATCCCAAATTTGCCTTGATGGACCCCGTCTATACTTTCTCGGTTCCCAAGTTTCAGATGGTATCCGGTGGTTTCGACACGTTGAGTCACATTATGGAGATTTATTTCAGCGAGCCGAATGAAGAAAATGTGTCTGATGATGTGGCAGAGGCTCTGATGCGTGGTGTGATCCGCGATCTTCGGGCTGCGGTCAAAAACCCAAAAGACTATACTGCGCGAAGCAATTTGATGTGGGAAGCTACAATGGCTGAGAACCGTATCATCAAGTTGGGAAAAAGAACGGATTTCCAATGTCACATGATGGAACATCAGTTAGGCGCTTATACCGATTGTAACCACGGTGCAGGGCTGGCAGTTCTACATCCGGGTTATTACCGGCATATCTGTGAGGCGGGAAAAGAAAAATTTGCCCGTTTTGCTATTCGCGTTTGGGGTATTGACCCCATTGGCAAAACAGAAAGTGAACTGGCACTTGCCGGTGTGGATGCGCTGGCAGCGTTTATTCGAGAACTGGGGCTACCTACTACTTTGAGGGAGTTGGGATTGGAAAATCAAGATACACTAAAAGAGATTGCTGATTCCTGTGCCATTGTGTCCGGCAGCTATAAGAAAATGACGCCGGAAGAAATCCTGGAAATTTTTAATGAATGTTTTTGA